A genomic stretch from Cloacibacterium caeni includes:
- a CDS encoding ABC-F family ATP-binding cassette domain-containing protein → MLTVSNLSLQFGKRVLFDEVNIMFTKGNCYGIIGANGAGKSTFLKILTGKQEPTTGNVSLEPGKRMSVLEQDHFAYDNFTVLETVLRGNKKLFEIKEEMDALYAKEDFSDADGIKAGELGVIYDEMGGWNAESDAQTMLSNVGIKDEMHWQMMGELENKDKVKVLLAQALFGNPDVLILDEPTNDLDIDTIAWLEDFLADYENTVIVVSHDRHFLDTVCTHIGDLDYSKLNLYTGNYSFWYQASQLATRQRQQANKKAEEKKKELQDFIARFSSNVAKAKQATARKKMIEKLNIDDIKPTSRRYPAIIFEMEREAGDQILEVKDLEKTKDGELLFSNVDIKLKKGDKVAIISKNSLAISEFFEIISGNATADKGEYNWGVTTNQSYMPLDNTDFFQDKSLNLVDWLRQFTKNDEERHEEFMRGFLGRMLFSGDEALKSCTVLSGGEKMRCMFSRMMLQKANVLLLDEPTNHLDLESITTLNNSLSNFKGNILLASHDHEMLQTVCNRIIELTPKGVIDRDMTYDEYLEDKKIKELQQQMYS, encoded by the coding sequence ATGTTAACAGTATCTAATTTATCACTACAATTCGGGAAGAGAGTTTTATTTGACGAGGTAAACATCATGTTTACCAAAGGAAATTGCTACGGAATCATCGGAGCAAATGGCGCAGGAAAATCTACTTTTCTGAAAATTTTAACAGGAAAACAAGAACCAACCACAGGAAATGTATCACTAGAACCAGGAAAAAGAATGTCTGTTCTAGAACAAGATCACTTTGCTTACGATAATTTTACCGTTTTAGAAACTGTATTAAGAGGAAATAAAAAACTCTTCGAAATCAAAGAAGAAATGGATGCGCTTTATGCTAAAGAGGATTTCTCTGATGCAGACGGAATAAAAGCTGGAGAACTCGGCGTAATCTATGACGAAATGGGAGGCTGGAACGCAGAATCAGATGCGCAAACCATGCTTTCTAACGTGGGAATCAAAGACGAAATGCACTGGCAAATGATGGGAGAACTAGAAAACAAAGACAAAGTAAAAGTTCTCTTGGCTCAAGCGCTTTTTGGAAATCCAGATGTTTTGATTTTGGACGAACCTACCAATGACTTAGACATTGATACCATCGCTTGGTTAGAAGATTTCTTAGCAGATTATGAAAATACGGTAATTGTAGTTTCTCACGACCGTCACTTCTTAGATACCGTTTGTACGCACATTGGTGACTTAGATTATTCTAAATTAAACCTTTATACAGGTAACTACTCTTTCTGGTATCAAGCCTCTCAGTTAGCTACAAGACAACGTCAACAAGCAAATAAAAAAGCTGAGGAAAAGAAAAAAGAATTACAAGATTTCATCGCTCGATTTAGTTCTAACGTTGCTAAAGCAAAACAAGCAACTGCAAGAAAGAAAATGATTGAAAAACTGAATATTGACGATATAAAACCTACTTCTAGACGTTATCCTGCAATTATTTTCGAAATGGAAAGAGAAGCAGGTGACCAAATTCTTGAAGTAAAAGATTTAGAAAAAACCAAAGACGGCGAATTGCTTTTCTCTAACGTAGATATTAAGCTAAAGAAAGGTGACAAAGTAGCTATCATTTCTAAAAACTCTTTGGCAATTTCAGAATTTTTCGAAATTATTTCTGGAAATGCAACTGCAGATAAAGGAGAATACAATTGGGGAGTTACTACAAACCAATCTTACATGCCTCTTGACAATACTGATTTCTTCCAAGATAAGAGCTTAAATTTAGTAGACTGGTTAAGACAATTCACTAAAAATGACGAAGAAAGACACGAAGAATTCATGCGTGGTTTCCTTGGCAGAATGCTTTTCTCAGGAGACGAAGCATTGAAATCTTGTACTGTACTTTCTGGAGGTGAAAAAATGAGATGTATGTTCTCTAGAATGATGCTCCAAAAAGCAAACGTTTTACTTTTAGACGAACCAACCAACCACTTAGACTTAGAAAGTATCACTACACTGAACAACTCACTGTCTAATTTCAAAGGAAACATTTTATTGGCTTCTCATGACCACGAAATGCTTCAAACGGTTTGTAACAGAATCATAGAACTTACGCCAAAAGGTGTTATCGATAGAGATATGACTTACGATGAATATCTAGAAGACAAAAAAATCAAAGAATTACAACAACAAATGTATTCTTAA
- a CDS encoding OmpA family protein, producing the protein MKNLKLGISALALTLASTAFAQTTSNPWVIGVGAHGVNHMGVANGGVDKVFDNFDQVFTLNNYTITPPLSKLTVARNLNKYFVLDWQTSVGNVDNKRFAMGKEFFLQTGLGLQFKFAGLWNEESWFDPYARVGANYLRHDYSGLTFPRYDNANDAIQGSYNSDDLVGKANHFTAAAGLGSNFWLTKNFGLNLQGDYVATPGDNSNVANFWQASASLMFRFGNTDRDKDGIKDSEDACPDVPGLAQFQGCPDTDGDGVADKDDNCPEVAGPVENNGCPWPDTDGDGVLDKDDACPSVAGPAANNGCPWPDTDGDGILDKDDACPTVAGLAQYNGCPRTDVNVADDVTKALNDILFDFNKATIRPESKEKLDQAAAYIKDFPAGKFLVEGRTDKKGSDAYNLKLSRQRAASVVAALEARGVAPEQLKSRGVGEAKATVAETASDAERLSDRRVVVEAISAADWNAIQKSDVPAPKKSKK; encoded by the coding sequence ATGAAAAATCTAAAATTAGGAATTTCAGCATTGGCACTTACACTTGCCTCTACTGCTTTCGCTCAAACTACTTCTAATCCTTGGGTTATTGGAGTTGGTGCACACGGAGTGAATCACATGGGAGTTGCTAACGGTGGTGTTGACAAAGTATTTGACAACTTCGATCAAGTTTTCACGCTTAACAACTATACTATTACGCCTCCATTATCAAAACTTACTGTTGCAAGAAACCTTAACAAGTATTTTGTACTTGATTGGCAAACTTCAGTAGGAAATGTAGACAACAAAAGATTTGCAATGGGTAAAGAGTTCTTCTTGCAAACAGGTCTTGGTTTACAATTTAAATTTGCTGGCCTTTGGAATGAAGAGTCTTGGTTTGATCCATATGCAAGAGTTGGGGCTAACTACTTAAGACATGATTACTCAGGTCTTACCTTTCCAAGATATGACAATGCAAATGACGCTATTCAAGGAAGTTACAATAGTGATGATTTAGTAGGTAAAGCTAATCATTTTACAGCTGCTGCTGGGTTAGGTTCTAACTTCTGGTTAACTAAAAATTTTGGGTTAAACTTACAAGGTGATTACGTAGCTACACCTGGAGATAATTCAAATGTTGCTAATTTCTGGCAAGCTTCTGCTTCATTAATGTTCAGATTCGGTAATACAGATAGAGATAAAGATGGTATCAAAGATAGCGAAGATGCTTGTCCAGATGTACCAGGTTTAGCTCAATTCCAAGGTTGTCCTGATACAGACGGTGACGGTGTTGCTGATAAAGATGATAACTGTCCTGAAGTTGCTGGTCCAGTAGAAAATAACGGTTGTCCTTGGCCAGATACAGATGGTGACGGTGTTCTAGACAAAGATGATGCTTGTCCATCAGTAGCAGGTCCTGCTGCAAACAATGGTTGTCCTTGGCCAGATACAGATGGTGACGGTATCCTTGACAAAGATGATGCTTGTCCTACAGTTGCTGGTTTAGCTCAATATAACGGTTGTCCAAGAACTGATGTAAACGTAGCTGATGATGTAACTAAAGCATTAAACGATATCTTATTTGATTTTAACAAAGCTACAATTAGACCAGAATCTAAAGAAAAATTAGATCAAGCTGCTGCTTACATTAAAGATTTCCCAGCTGGTAAATTCTTAGTTGAAGGTAGAACAGATAAAAAAGGTTCTGATGCTTACAACTTAAAACTTTCTAGACAAAGAGCTGCTTCTGTTGTTGCTGCTTTAGAAGCTAGAGGTGTAGCTCCTGAACAACTTAAATCAAGAGGTGTTGGTGAAGCTAAAGCTACTGTAGCTGAAACTGCATCAGATGCTGAAAGATTATCAGACAGAAGAGTAGTTGTAGAAGCTATTTCTGCTGCTGACTGGAATGCAATCCAAAAATCAGATGTTCCAGCTCCAAAAAAATCTAAAAAATAA
- the smpB gene encoding SsrA-binding protein SmpB — protein MKIEKTINILNKRAKFEYEILEQIEAGIVLTGTEIKALRSSKASITESFCQFIENELFVVNMSIDEYKLGTFYNHKIKRERKLLLHKKELQKFQRKLKDVGMTIVPLKLYINDRGKAKMLIALGRGKKLFDKRETIKNRENKRNLDRILKKT, from the coding sequence ATGAAGATAGAAAAAACCATAAATATTTTAAATAAACGAGCAAAATTCGAGTATGAAATTTTAGAGCAGATAGAAGCAGGAATTGTTCTTACGGGAACCGAAATTAAAGCGCTTCGTTCGTCTAAAGCTTCTATTACAGAGAGTTTTTGTCAGTTTATAGAAAATGAGCTATTCGTTGTGAATATGAGTATTGATGAGTATAAATTGGGTACTTTTTATAATCATAAAATCAAAAGAGAGCGTAAACTCTTATTACACAAAAAAGAATTGCAAAAATTTCAAAGGAAGTTGAAAGATGTAGGGATGACTATAGTGCCCCTAAAACTCTACATAAATGACCGAGGGAAAGCAAAAATGTTGATTGCTTTAGGTAGAGGTAAAAAGCTTTTTGATAAAAGAGAAACAATAAAAAACAGAGAAAATAAAAGAAATTTAGACAGAATATTAAAGAAAACCTAA
- a CDS encoding DUF3817 domain-containing protein, translating into MEFIENFFLSKYSQEKLIKWFRQICIAEAISWLLLFSAMIWIREDKEGILPIIYISVMGSIHGLFFTLYLILAFPCRKIYQWDDEDSVFALLAAFFPLATIWIDKKLAKFERE; encoded by the coding sequence ATGGAATTCATCGAAAATTTCTTTTTATCCAAATATTCTCAAGAAAAACTCATCAAATGGTTTAGACAAATTTGTATTGCCGAAGCAATTTCTTGGCTTTTGCTTTTCTCGGCTATGATTTGGATTCGTGAGGACAAGGAGGGAATTTTGCCCATTATTTACATTAGTGTGATGGGAAGTATTCATGGTTTATTTTTCACTTTGTACCTGATTCTAGCCTTTCCTTGTAGAAAAATTTATCAATGGGATGACGAAGATTCTGTATTCGCACTTCTGGCTGCGTTTTTTCCGTTGGCAACGATTTGGATTGACAAAAAACTGGCAAAATTTGAGAGAGAATAA
- a CDS encoding YebC/PmpR family DNA-binding transcriptional regulator, with protein MGRAFEYRKASKMARWDKMAKTFSKIGKDIAIAVKAGGPDPDSNPALRRCIQNAKGANMPKDNVERAIKKASGADAEHYDEVTYEGYGQGGVAFFVECTTNNSTRTVANVRAIFNKFDGNLGKNGELAFIFDRKGIFTIDKSLIKMDWEDFEMEMIDGGAEDIDSDEEEVMITTAFEDFGSMSHKLDELGIEAKSAELQRIANNTKEVNEEQFKANMKMLERFEDDDDVQNVYHNMEITDELMNSL; from the coding sequence ATGGGACGCGCATTCGAATATAGAAAAGCTTCAAAAATGGCTCGTTGGGATAAAATGGCCAAAACGTTTTCTAAAATTGGGAAAGATATCGCTATTGCAGTAAAAGCTGGCGGTCCAGATCCAGATTCTAACCCTGCTCTTAGAAGATGTATCCAAAATGCAAAAGGGGCTAACATGCCTAAAGACAATGTAGAAAGAGCGATTAAGAAAGCTTCTGGTGCAGATGCAGAACATTATGATGAAGTTACTTATGAAGGTTATGGACAAGGTGGTGTAGCTTTCTTTGTAGAGTGTACAACCAATAACTCTACCAGAACTGTTGCAAACGTAAGAGCGATTTTCAATAAGTTTGATGGTAATTTAGGTAAAAACGGAGAGTTGGCTTTTATCTTTGATAGAAAAGGAATTTTCACCATAGATAAGTCTTTAATCAAAATGGATTGGGAAGATTTCGAGATGGAAATGATTGACGGAGGCGCAGAAGATATTGATAGCGATGAAGAAGAAGTGATGATTACCACAGCATTTGAAGATTTTGGTTCTATGTCTCATAAATTAGATGAGCTAGGCATAGAAGCTAAAAGTGCAGAGCTACAAAGAATTGCAAATAATACCAAAGAAGTAAACGAAGAACAGTTCAAAGCTAATATGAAAATGCTAGAGCGTTTCGAAGATGATGATGATGTGCAAAACGTTTACCACAATATGGAAATTACAGATGAACTGATGAATTCTCTATAA
- the nadD gene encoding nicotinate (nicotinamide) nucleotide adenylyltransferase — MKKIGLFFGSFNPIHIGHLILANYILENSDMDELWFVVSPQNPFKDKKSLLTDHNRLDMVQLAVKNYPKMRASNVEFSLPKPSYTIDTLTYLKEKYPNYSFALIMGEDNLDSLPKWKNAEKLMSDYQIIVYPRTFEGGTSTSLSVSKIKNQENINIINAPIIELSATEIRNMIKEGKNVRPILPPEVFEYLDGSSFYK; from the coding sequence ATGAAAAAAATCGGACTATTTTTCGGCTCATTCAATCCCATTCACATTGGGCATTTGATTTTGGCGAACTATATTTTAGAAAATTCTGATATGGATGAACTTTGGTTTGTGGTTTCTCCGCAAAATCCATTTAAAGATAAAAAATCATTGCTTACAGACCACAATCGTCTTGATATGGTGCAACTTGCAGTGAAAAACTATCCTAAAATGCGCGCTTCAAACGTAGAGTTTTCTTTACCAAAACCGAGTTACACGATTGATACGCTTACTTATCTCAAAGAAAAATATCCCAATTATTCTTTTGCACTCATTATGGGCGAAGATAATCTAGACTCGCTTCCTAAATGGAAAAACGCAGAAAAACTGATGTCTGATTATCAAATCATTGTCTATCCCAGAACTTTTGAAGGCGGCACTTCGACTTCGCTCAGTGTTTCAAAAATCAAAAATCAAGAAAACATAAACATTATTAATGCACCAATTATAGAACTTTCTGCCACAGAAATTAGAAATATGATTAAAGAAGGCAAAAATGTAAGACCGATACTTCCACCAGAAGTTTTCGAATATTTAGATGGAAGTAGTTTTTATAAGTAA
- the recJ gene encoding single-stranded-DNA-specific exonuclease RecJ: protein MSQKWIYKPAPDEEIVDSISSSIGFGTLESKILVLRGIDDYQKAREFFKPKLEDIHSPFLMKDMQLAVDRIASAIENGEKILVYGDYDVDGTTAVSLMYLYLSKIVEKKYLDFYIPDRYSEGYGISDEGINFAKENGFSLIIALDCGIKALDKIEYASSLGIDFIICDHHLPGEELPKAFAVLDPKRTDCRYPYKELSGCGVGFKLCQGLNTIYKIPENELYELTDLLAISIAADIVAMTGENRVLAKLGLKTLRKTRKLGIRLLIPEEKIATFDISNIVFEIAPKINAAGRISHGKAAVELMISDNLKHAHQIVDDILNLNDSRRELDANTTQSAFNQVIETQQENNFTTVVYHNEWNKGVIGIVASRLTEVYYKPTLVFTDGNNGEMVASARSVSDFDVHEALEACSEYFLKFGGHQAAAGLSMEKDKFEAFKEKFEKVVAEKIQEHQKFPSITIDSVIEIEDLNRDFFNFHRKLSPFGPHNMKPVLELRNQKVSGYVKQMGKDGNHLKFYIHQPVSGRNIECIGFKLGQYMDDFKTKNFDIAFTVEENHWKGNVTYYLNIRDVKFH from the coding sequence ATGAGCCAAAAATGGATATACAAACCAGCACCTGATGAAGAAATTGTAGACAGCATCAGTTCATCGATTGGTTTCGGGACTTTAGAATCAAAAATTTTGGTTCTAAGAGGCATTGATGATTACCAAAAAGCCAGAGAATTCTTCAAACCAAAGTTAGAAGACATTCACAGTCCGTTTTTGATGAAAGATATGCAATTGGCAGTAGACAGAATTGCGTCTGCAATAGAAAACGGCGAAAAAATTCTGGTTTACGGTGATTATGATGTAGACGGAACTACTGCAGTTTCGCTCATGTATCTTTATCTTTCTAAAATTGTAGAAAAAAAATATTTAGATTTCTATATTCCAGATCGTTATTCTGAAGGTTATGGAATTTCTGATGAGGGAATTAATTTTGCTAAAGAAAACGGATTCTCGCTTATCATTGCATTAGATTGCGGAATTAAAGCATTAGACAAAATAGAATATGCCAGTTCTCTAGGTATTGATTTTATTATTTGCGACCACCATTTACCAGGCGAAGAATTACCAAAAGCTTTTGCCGTTTTAGACCCAAAAAGAACCGATTGTAGATATCCTTACAAAGAACTTTCGGGTTGTGGAGTGGGCTTTAAATTATGTCAAGGTCTTAATACCATTTATAAAATTCCAGAAAACGAACTCTATGAACTTACCGATTTACTCGCTATTTCTATTGCCGCAGATATTGTAGCAATGACTGGCGAAAATAGAGTTTTGGCAAAACTGGGATTAAAAACCTTAAGAAAAACCAGAAAATTAGGAATAAGACTCCTGATTCCTGAAGAAAAAATTGCTACGTTTGATATTTCTAACATCGTTTTCGAAATTGCTCCGAAAATCAATGCTGCAGGAAGAATTTCTCATGGAAAAGCTGCGGTAGAACTGATGATTTCAGACAATTTGAAACACGCACATCAAATTGTAGACGACATCTTAAACCTCAACGATTCCAGACGAGAATTAGACGCTAATACTACTCAATCTGCCTTTAACCAAGTCATCGAAACCCAGCAAGAAAATAATTTCACCACTGTAGTTTATCACAATGAGTGGAACAAAGGCGTTATCGGTATTGTAGCTTCTAGACTGACGGAAGTGTACTATAAACCGACTTTAGTTTTCACCGATGGAAACAATGGCGAAATGGTAGCTTCTGCGAGAAGCGTTTCAGATTTTGATGTGCACGAAGCCTTAGAAGCTTGTAGCGAATATTTCCTAAAATTCGGGGGACATCAAGCTGCGGCTGGACTTTCGATGGAGAAAGATAAGTTTGAAGCTTTCAAAGAAAAATTTGAAAAAGTAGTTGCAGAAAAAATTCAGGAACACCAAAAATTCCCTTCCATTACGATAGATTCTGTCATTGAAATAGAAGATTTAAACCGTGATTTCTTTAATTTTCATAGAAAATTATCACCTTTTGGCCCACACAATATGAAGCCTGTTTTAGAACTGAGAAACCAAAAAGTTTCTGGTTACGTAAAACAAATGGGTAAAGATGGAAATCACCTAAAATTCTACATTCATCAACCAGTTTCTGGTAGAAATATAGAATGTATTGGCTTTAAATTAGGGCAATATATGGATGATTTCAAAACTAAAAATTTCGACATTGCTTTTACCGTAGAAGAAAATCACTGGAAAGGAAATGTAACCTATTATTTGAATATTCGTGATGTGAAGTTTCATTAG